The following coding sequences lie in one Cucurbita pepo subsp. pepo cultivar mu-cu-16 chromosome LG13, ASM280686v2, whole genome shotgun sequence genomic window:
- the LOC111808612 gene encoding thaumatin-like protein: MAYISHFFFLLILILSGGRTESARVFTVINNCKETIWPAITPGDGFNGGGFELKRGQSIVFKAPVGWSGRIWGRTGCNFDRNGNGQCQTGACGTSLKCKASGKTPASLAEFTLQAQDFYDVSLVDGFNLPVVITPINGTGKCGVAGCDGDLRGDCPAELAVKSNGKVVGCRSACDVFDKDEYCCRGVYGNPVTCQPTFYSKKFKDACPTAYSYAYDDPTSIFTCSAADYVVSFCSKRGQPVCTYHNHKLVCSGSKGLKSVVGGGWWALMAAILFLVNSSVIF, translated from the exons ATGGcttatatttctcattttttctttcttttaatcctTATTTTGTcgg GAGGGAGAACGGAGAGTGCACGAGTTTTCACCGTAATAAACAACTGCAAGGAAACAATATGGCCGGCGATAACTCCGGGAGACGGTTTCAACGGCGGCGGTTTTGAACTAAAACGCGGTCAGTCAATTGTTTTCAAAGCGCCGGTGGGGTGGTCGGGCCGGATATGGGGTCGAACCGGGTGCAACTTCGACCGGAACGGGAATGGGCAGTGTCAAACCGGAGCCTGTGGGACATCGCTCAAATGCAAAGCGTCGGGGAAGACACCAGCGTCGCTAGCGGAGTTCACACTTCAGGCGCAGGATTTTTACGACGTGAGCTTGGTGGATGGGTTTAATTTGCCGGTGGTGATCACGCCGATTAATGGCACCGGAAAATGCGGCGTGGCTGGGTGCGATGGTGATTTGAGAGGTGATTGCCCGGCGGAATTGGCTGTAAAATCGAACGGGAAAGTTGTCGGGTGCCGGAGCGCGTGCGACGTGTTTGATAAAGATGAGTATTGTTGTAGAGGTGTTTATGGGAATCCGGTGACTTGCCAGCCCACGTTTTACTCGAAGAAGTTTAAGGATGCGTGTCCGACAGCGTATAGCTACGCTTACGATGATCCGACAAGCATTTTCACCTGCTCCGCCGCCGATTATGTCGTCAGCTTCTGCTCCAAGAG GGGGCAGCCGGTGTGCACTTACCATAACCACAAGCTCGTTTGCAGTGGATCAAAGGGCTTGAAATCCGTCGTGGGCGGAGGATGGTGGGCTCTAATGGCGGCTATTCTATTTCTCGTTAATTCGTCGGTTATTTTTTAA